ctcccagctgctgcagagcgCAAGCCGGCGACGAAGCTCCACCTTTGCCGTCACCTGGATCCCGGACAGCGCCTCCGCCATCTGCATGCGCTGCTCCGGCAAGTTCAGCTTCACCCATCGGCGACACCACTGCCGACACTGCGGCTTCGTGGTCTGCGATTCCTGCTCCAAGGAGCGAGTGATGCTGGAGCACATCGACTGCACGAAGCCGCTGAGGGTGTGCAAGCTGTGTTACACCGGTCTCATGAAGAAGGAGAACCGCTGGAGCGGTGGCAGCGATGGGAAGAGCGGCTCGTACGAAGAAGACGCGGCCGCTCCGGAGCTGGAGCTGTCCAGCAACGAGGAGCCGATGGAAAGCCACGCGCCCAGCCGCTGGGTGACCCCCGAGATGGACAGCTGGTCGCCGTACGTCTACCTGAAACCAGAGCA
This DNA window, taken from Myripristis murdjan chromosome 3, fMyrMur1.1, whole genome shotgun sequence, encodes the following:
- the LOC115376445 gene encoding pleckstrin homology domain-containing family F member 2-like; translated protein: MSDQLTFTLENRDRIQAVESSFGPTGKPLFQPGRVLIGEGRLLKQSRRGPQPKAFFLFNDMLVYGSIILHGRWHKNQKIISLEDIELEDMEDGLTMSNQWLIRTPKKSFYVAAASPAEKRAWMEHIEECRSQLLQSASRRRSSTFAVTWIPDSASAICMRCSGKFSFTHRRHHCRHCGFVVCDSCSKERVMLEHIDCTKPLRVCKLCYTGLMKKENRWSGGSDGKSGSYEEDAAAPELELSSNEEPMESHAPSRWVTPEMDSWSPYVYLKPEHTKPLTT